TAAATGTAACTACTTGATGCTGGTATAGAAAGAAGACGCGAAAAAACTCTGAAGTTCTTGCCTGTGCTTTTGTACTTCTCTGAAGTAATAGTCTCTTCTGCTGCATGCCTGCATGTGGTATCTGACTTCATTCATGTTTCTGCATATACTTAAAGGTTTAATATTTTACCTTCAAAATATGCAGCGTGAAAATTTCAAGAGTACTTCTACCACAATTGGAGTTCGATCTCAGCTGACCACCTTGTCAACCATAATGAAAACTGTTGACCCAAAGCTACATGAGCATTTAGGTAGAGTTTTTTTGGAGCTAAATGTTctttatttttttctttattAGACTGTTCAAGAAACAAATGCCTTTGCTTCATCAATTATTTAACAACAAGCTCAAATTTTTGTATTTCCTAATAAAAAATGTATGCAGAAAATCTTGATGGAGGTGAATACTTATTTGCCTTTCGGATGCTGATGGTTATTTTTCGTAGAGAGTTCTCTTTTATAGACACGATGTACCTTTGGGAGGTAAGATTTCTTGATAATGCTAACTAACCTGTAGTGTATTAGTTGCCTGTGCACTAGATTAGTTTTCCTGACAATTCAATCTGGAGTGTCAAAATCAAACATAATGATCATTGACATTTAGTTCTTAATCTAATTCCAATTTGTACTACATGGGGTATTTGTTTCTTAATGGAAGGCGTTCATAGCCACAATTGTAACTATATTTTCTTGATCTTCAAAATGTTGCAGCTCATGTGGTCTATGGAGTACAATCCGGGTTTTTTTTCAATGTTGGAGAGTAATTCCGGCCCACCAAATGAAAAAGATGAAAATACCCTAAAACAGTGTGGAAAGTTTGAAAGGAAAAAATTGCAGGCAGCCAAGCAAGAGGAGCAGATCCCTCTATCGGTCTTTGTTGTAGCTAGCGTCATAGAGGCTAGAAACAAGCGGTTACTGGGGGAGGCAAAAGGTCTCGACGATGTCGTCAaggtcctctctctctctctctctctctctctctcacacacacacacacacacacacacacacacacacacacacacacacacacacaatgtTGATCATAACCGAAAGTTATGTTTTTTATGTTCCTGTCCCCTGAGAACAGATTTTGAATGAAATCACTGGAAGCCTGGATGCAAAAAAGGCATGTAGAGGGGCATTGACGATTCAAGAGAAGTACCTAACCACAGTGAGTTTCCTGTCGATACCTATACCATTATACGATAAGGAGATGCAAATAAAAATAATCTGTACTTTCCTGAACTGCAGGTAAAAGCATCATAGCGACGTGTAGAGGAAAGCATCCTTAGCAACAAGATTCGATTGGTCTTTTT
The sequence above is a segment of the Aegilops tauschii subsp. strangulata cultivar AL8/78 chromosome 6, Aet v6.0, whole genome shotgun sequence genome. Coding sequences within it:
- the LOC109758530 gene encoding uncharacterized protein isoform X2, with protein sequence MDTTVGSGRVITMPVITEDGQPIEDPNSTGEQQTNNGPLTKEVIQWKLLLHQIGLDVNRTDRTLVYYESQENLARLWDILTVYAWVDTDIGYCQGMSDLCSPISIILEHEADAFWCFERLMRRVRENFKSTSTTIGVRSQLTTLSTIMKTVDPKLHEHLENLDGGEYLFAFRMLMVIFRREFSFIDTMYLWELMWSMEYNPGFFSMLESNSGPPNEKDENTLKQCGKFERKKLQAAKQEEQIPLSVFVVASVIEARNKRLLGEAKGLDDVVKILNEITGSLDAKKACRGALTIQEKYLTTVKAS